Proteins from one Bacteroides mediterraneensis genomic window:
- a CDS encoding ATP-binding cassette domain-containing protein: MIRIEGLTFSYGKKASIFQDFSLEMEAGKVIGLLGKNGTGKSTLLYLMSGLLRPQGGSVWMKGIDVQKRLPATLSDLYLVPEEFTLPNLSLQQFVKVNAPFYPRFSRELLRTCLNDFELNEDIHLGELSMGQKKKAYMCFALAANTSLLLMDEPTNGLDIPSKSQFRKVIASGMTEEKSVVVSTHQVRDIDRLLDQVVVIEGNEVLLNRSVVDITDKLLFAEQGMNEPTDDALFVQPSVHGNSVIWPNLSGEESPLNLELLFNALLTEREKIQAIFNDK, translated from the coding sequence ATGATAAGAATCGAAGGATTGACCTTCAGTTATGGAAAGAAAGCTTCCATTTTCCAGGATTTTTCCCTGGAAATGGAGGCAGGAAAGGTGATAGGCCTTTTGGGAAAGAATGGGACGGGTAAATCTACTTTACTCTATTTGATGAGTGGTTTGTTACGTCCGCAAGGTGGCAGTGTCTGGATGAAAGGAATAGATGTACAAAAGCGTCTGCCGGCGACTTTGTCCGATCTCTATCTGGTTCCGGAAGAATTTACCTTGCCCAATTTGAGCCTGCAGCAGTTTGTGAAAGTAAACGCTCCGTTTTATCCTCGTTTCAGTCGGGAACTGTTGCGAACCTGTTTGAATGATTTTGAGCTGAATGAGGACATTCACTTGGGAGAGTTGTCCATGGGACAGAAGAAAAAGGCTTACATGTGTTTTGCACTGGCGGCTAATACTTCCTTACTTTTGATGGATGAACCGACCAACGGACTGGATATTCCTTCCAAAAGTCAGTTCCGTAAAGTCATCGCTTCGGGGATGACGGAGGAAAAATCGGTGGTGGTTTCTACGCATCAGGTAAGGGATATTGACCGTTTGTTGGATCAGGTGGTGGTAATCGAAGGGAATGAGGTGCTGCTGAATCGTTCGGTAGTAGACATTACGGACAAGCTCTTATTTGCGGAACAAGGGATGAATGAGCCGACAGACGATGCTCTTTTTGTACAGCCATCCGTACATGGAAACAGCGTGATATGGCCTAACCTTTCGGGAGAAGAAAGTCCGTTGAATCTGGAGTTGCTGTTCAACGCTCTGTTGACGGAACGTGAGAAAATACAAGCGATATTTAATGATAAATAA
- a CDS encoding GntR family transcriptional regulator: MTFKENKPIYLQIADRIMDEILQNVYKEEGRILSVREYAGVVEVNANTVVRTYDYLQNQGIIYNKRGLGYFVSTGAAQKIVALRKETFLQQVLPDVFKEMYLLHIPMETLAEMYATYQEERRKDSE, from the coding sequence ATGACTTTTAAAGAAAATAAACCGATTTATTTGCAGATAGCCGACCGTATCATGGATGAGATTCTTCAGAATGTGTACAAGGAAGAAGGACGCATCCTGTCAGTACGTGAATATGCGGGCGTGGTGGAGGTCAATGCCAATACGGTGGTTCGTACGTATGATTACTTGCAGAATCAGGGCATTATTTACAACAAACGGGGATTAGGCTATTTCGTGTCTACCGGGGCTGCACAGAAGATTGTGGCACTTCGGAAAGAAACCTTCCTCCAGCAAGTATTGCCCGATGTATTCAAGGAGATGTATTTGCTGCATATCCCGATGGAAACCTTGGCAGAGATGTATGCAACTTATCAAGAAGAACGGAGGAAGGATTCGGAGTAG